From the genome of Actinacidiphila yeochonensis CN732, one region includes:
- a CDS encoding S53 family peptidase: protein MTRDKRLIRGARTAASALLTLFLGVFAGMYPGADAAQAAAPASTAAAHTATPSNVQHACGAVGEGQARCLALVRTDVHGGRGVRGRAAKAAGLSASDQTLPDGYGPADLRSAYNLPSTGGQDQTIALVDAYDDASAEADLAVYRATYGLPACTTDNGCFRKVDQRGAADPLPPQEAELGWGTEVALDLDMASAACPQCHILLVEADNETDSNLAASVDTAVALGATEVSNSYGVTESHRSLGFAKDYTHPGVAIVASSGDFGYTVPTEPAVYPSVVSVGGTSLTRAATSRGWQESAWSNANSGCSAWFDKPSWQQDEDCPGRTVADVSADADPDTPLAIYDTSSPRRGGGGWGESGGTSASAPFVAGVIALAGNPSAFPDASRLYSATAASGLNDVVGGSNGNCAGDYLCTAVPGYDAPTGNGTPNGLSAF from the coding sequence ATGACCAGAGACAAACGTCTGATACGCGGCGCGCGGACCGCCGCGAGCGCCCTGCTCACCCTGTTCTTGGGCGTGTTCGCGGGCATGTACCCCGGGGCGGACGCCGCCCAGGCCGCCGCTCCGGCGAGCACCGCGGCCGCGCACACCGCCACCCCGTCGAACGTGCAGCATGCCTGCGGAGCGGTCGGTGAGGGGCAGGCCCGCTGCCTGGCCCTCGTCCGTACCGACGTCCACGGCGGCCGCGGCGTGCGAGGCCGGGCGGCCAAGGCCGCCGGGCTGAGCGCCTCGGACCAGACGCTGCCCGACGGCTACGGCCCCGCGGACCTGCGCTCGGCGTACAACCTGCCGTCGACCGGCGGCCAGGACCAGACGATCGCGCTCGTCGACGCCTACGACGACGCGTCGGCGGAGGCGGACCTGGCCGTGTACCGTGCGACCTACGGGCTGCCCGCCTGTACCACGGACAACGGCTGCTTCCGCAAGGTCGACCAGCGCGGCGCGGCCGACCCGCTGCCGCCCCAGGAGGCGGAACTCGGCTGGGGCACCGAGGTCGCGCTCGACCTGGACATGGCATCCGCCGCCTGCCCGCAGTGCCACATCCTGCTCGTCGAGGCCGACAACGAGACCGACAGCAACCTGGCCGCGTCGGTGGACACCGCCGTCGCGCTCGGTGCGACCGAGGTGTCCAACAGCTACGGCGTCACCGAGTCCCACCGCAGCCTCGGATTCGCCAAGGACTACACCCACCCGGGCGTGGCGATCGTGGCCTCCTCCGGCGACTTCGGCTACACCGTCCCCACGGAGCCGGCGGTGTACCCCAGCGTCGTCTCGGTCGGCGGCACCTCCCTCACCCGCGCCGCCACCTCACGCGGCTGGCAGGAGAGCGCCTGGTCGAACGCGAACAGCGGCTGCTCGGCGTGGTTCGACAAGCCGTCCTGGCAGCAGGACGAGGACTGCCCGGGCCGTACGGTTGCCGACGTCTCCGCCGACGCCGACCCGGACACCCCCCTCGCCATCTACGACACGTCGTCGCCGCGCCGCGGCGGAGGAGGCTGGGGGGAGTCGGGCGGCACCAGCGCCTCGGCCCCCTTCGTCGCCGGCGTGATCGCGCTGGCCGGCAACCCCTCCGCGTTCCCCGACGCGTCCCGCCTCTACTCCGCCACCGCCGCCTCCGGCCTCAACGACGTCGTCGGCGGCTCCAACGGCAACTGCGCGGGCGACTACCTGTGCACCGCCGTCCCGGGCTACGACGCCCCCACCGGCAACGGCACGCCGAACGGACTCTCGGCCTTCTGA
- a CDS encoding family 43 glycosylhydrolase produces MTSKGIGLGRRSLLTGAAGAGVAAALTTVATHAASGRADAAPEHTAAAASRRSYPPNWPATAPYGAADTRRDLWPRDDNSFVLPLEPRPQDEELGRVWIRDFYVNCFVVDGRPLYVATGTTRAAGLAAASPWNDGIWVWVAPALEGPWKLADTTGVRPGAAKGKVWSPEFADENTPGRTVVAPWQQYWYDTQFGKRGEVWAPEVHRFRGKWYIVACMGDHSQKVGSFMLVSEGGVEGPYRLIEGNADKPFGDPVAGGPAVAKAGSYFHIDGSFFAEGDDAWLVLHNDLYARFRSDMEDIVPTTGLPAFQQRSYSPEPYREGVYVFKYGGKYYLLQAVWDLASVDAYGSPHNAYTPGAAGAVKYQYDVVAAVSDTFQGPYSERWTVGVGAGHNNVFLDHHGRPWTTFFRTATSGYWADPAHVADASVPGVAQLEWTGPDGNRLYVKRRDIGHGRSQSD; encoded by the coding sequence ATGACCAGCAAAGGCATAGGACTGGGCCGTCGGTCCCTGCTGACGGGTGCCGCCGGCGCGGGAGTGGCGGCCGCCCTGACCACCGTCGCAACGCATGCGGCATCCGGGCGGGCCGACGCTGCTCCCGAGCACACCGCGGCAGCCGCGTCCAGGCGTTCCTACCCGCCGAACTGGCCCGCCACCGCGCCGTACGGCGCGGCTGACACCCGCAGGGACCTGTGGCCGCGCGACGACAACTCCTTCGTCCTCCCGCTGGAACCGCGTCCCCAGGACGAGGAACTGGGCCGCGTGTGGATACGGGACTTCTACGTCAACTGCTTCGTGGTCGACGGCCGCCCCCTCTACGTCGCCACAGGCACGACCCGGGCGGCCGGGCTCGCCGCGGCCAGTCCCTGGAACGACGGTATCTGGGTGTGGGTGGCCCCCGCGCTCGAAGGACCGTGGAAGCTCGCCGACACCACCGGCGTCCGGCCCGGCGCGGCGAAGGGCAAGGTGTGGTCGCCCGAGTTCGCCGACGAGAACACCCCCGGGCGCACCGTCGTGGCGCCCTGGCAGCAGTACTGGTACGACACCCAGTTCGGCAAGCGCGGCGAGGTCTGGGCCCCGGAGGTGCACCGCTTCCGCGGGAAGTGGTACATCGTCGCCTGCATGGGGGACCACTCCCAGAAGGTCGGCTCGTTCATGCTGGTGAGCGAGGGCGGGGTCGAGGGACCCTACCGGCTCATCGAGGGCAACGCCGACAAGCCCTTCGGCGACCCGGTCGCCGGCGGGCCCGCGGTCGCCAAGGCAGGGTCCTACTTCCACATCGACGGCAGCTTCTTCGCCGAGGGCGACGACGCCTGGCTCGTGCTGCACAACGACCTCTACGCCAGGTTCCGAAGCGACATGGAGGACATCGTCCCCACGACGGGCCTCCCGGCCTTCCAGCAGAGGAGCTACTCGCCCGAGCCGTACCGCGAGGGCGTCTACGTGTTCAAGTACGGCGGCAAGTACTACCTCCTCCAGGCCGTGTGGGACCTGGCGTCGGTCGACGCCTACGGCAGCCCGCACAACGCCTACACCCCCGGCGCGGCGGGCGCGGTCAAGTACCAGTACGACGTCGTCGCCGCCGTCTCGGACACCTTCCAGGGCCCGTACTCCGAGCGCTGGACGGTAGGCGTCGGCGCCGGCCACAACAACGTCTTCCTCGACCACCACGGCCGCCCGTGGACCACGTTCTTCCGCACCGCCACCTCCGGCTACTGGGCGGACCCGGCACACGTCGCCGACGCCTCGGTTCCCGGTGTCGCGCAGTTGGAGTGGACCGGTCCCGACGGCAACCGCCTGTACGTCAAGCGCCGCGACATCGGCCACGGCCGGAGCCAGTCCGACTGA
- a CDS encoding GH1 family beta-glucosidase: protein MTSAPAPRFPRGFRFGAATAAYQIEGATREDGRGVSIWDTYSRIPGATAEGSTGDTACDHYHRYKEDVALLRDLGADTYRFSIAWPRIIPEGTGAVNRAGLDFYDRLVDELLAAGIEPAPTLYHWDLPQPLEDRGGWRVRDTAEAFAAYAAVVAERLADRAGRWMTLNEPFCTAFVGHAIGRHAPGTREGNGALAVVHHLLVGHGLAVDALRAAGAREVGIALNPDRLLPATDSPADAQAVARAEVLHNRCWFDPIFLGRYPDDEKDVWGDISDFSFRRDGDLELASRPLDFCGVNYYRPITVADAPWREADPALRTAVDIRAEETWGDDSARRTTMGWPVVPSAFRDLLVDLTHRYPDLPPIVITENGSAEADVAEADGTVHDTDRVDYLRDHLDALAQAVAEGVDVRAYYVWSLLDNFEWAFGYDRRFGIVRVDYDTLKRTPKDSYRWYQSLIAAEHTAHES from the coding sequence ATGACGTCCGCCCCCGCTCCGCGTTTTCCGCGCGGCTTCCGGTTCGGCGCCGCCACTGCCGCTTACCAGATCGAAGGCGCCACCCGCGAGGACGGTCGTGGCGTGAGTATCTGGGACACCTACTCCCGCATACCCGGTGCCACCGCCGAGGGCTCCACCGGCGACACCGCCTGCGACCACTACCACCGGTACAAGGAGGACGTCGCCCTCCTGCGCGACCTCGGCGCCGACACGTACCGCTTCTCCATCGCCTGGCCGCGGATCATTCCCGAGGGCACCGGAGCGGTCAACCGGGCCGGCCTCGACTTCTACGACCGCCTCGTCGACGAGCTCCTCGCCGCCGGCATCGAACCGGCCCCCACCCTCTACCACTGGGACCTGCCACAGCCCCTTGAGGACCGTGGCGGCTGGCGGGTCCGGGACACCGCCGAGGCCTTCGCCGCATACGCGGCCGTCGTCGCCGAACGCCTCGCCGACCGCGCCGGACGCTGGATGACCCTCAACGAGCCGTTCTGCACCGCGTTCGTCGGCCACGCCATCGGCCGCCACGCCCCGGGCACCCGCGAGGGCAACGGCGCCCTCGCCGTCGTGCACCACCTGCTCGTCGGCCACGGCCTCGCGGTCGACGCGCTGCGCGCCGCCGGCGCCCGCGAGGTCGGCATCGCCCTCAACCCCGACCGGCTCCTGCCCGCCACCGACTCGCCGGCGGACGCCCAGGCCGTGGCGCGCGCCGAGGTCCTCCACAACCGCTGCTGGTTCGATCCCATCTTCCTGGGCCGTTACCCCGACGACGAGAAGGACGTCTGGGGCGACATCAGCGACTTCTCGTTCCGCCGCGACGGCGACCTCGAACTCGCCTCCCGTCCGCTGGACTTCTGCGGCGTCAACTACTACCGGCCCATCACCGTCGCCGACGCCCCCTGGCGCGAGGCCGACCCGGCCCTGCGCACCGCCGTCGACATCCGCGCGGAGGAGACCTGGGGCGACGACTCCGCCCGCCGCACCACCATGGGCTGGCCCGTCGTCCCCTCCGCGTTCCGGGACCTGCTCGTCGACCTGACTCACCGCTACCCTGACCTGCCGCCCATCGTCATCACCGAGAACGGCTCGGCCGAGGCCGACGTCGCCGAGGCCGACGGCACCGTCCACGACACCGACCGCGTCGACTACCTCCGCGACCACCTCGACGCCCTCGCCCAGGCCGTCGCCGAGGGCGTCGACGTGCGCGCCTACTACGTATGGTCGCTGCTCGACAACTTCGAGTGGGCCTTCGGCTACGACCGCCGCTTCGGCATCGTCCGCGTCGACTACGACACCCTCAAGCGCACGCCCAAGGACAGCTACCGCTGGTACCAGAGCCTCATCGCCGCGGAGCACACCGCACACGAGAGCTGA
- a CDS encoding LLM class flavin-dependent oxidoreductase gives MKKIGFLSFGHWTPSPHSQTRSASDALLQAIDLAVAAEELGADGAYFRVHHFARQYASPFPLLAAIGARTSRIEIGTGVIDMRYENPMYMAEDAGAADLIAGGRLQLGISRGSPEQVVDGWRYFGYAPPEDGTDADMARSHTQVLLEVLKGEGFARPHPNPMFSNPPGLLRIEPHSEGLRDRIWWGSGSNATAVWAAKAGMNLQSSTLKDDESGEPLHVQQRKQIEAYREAWRAAGHGREPRVSVSRSVFALVDDRDRAYFGRDRDSEDHVGYIDAQTRSIFGRSYAGEPDVLVKQLAQDEAVAAADTLLLTVPNQLGVEYNAHVIESILTHVAPELGWR, from the coding sequence ATGAAGAAGATCGGATTCCTGTCCTTCGGGCACTGGACACCCTCACCGCACTCGCAGACACGGAGCGCGTCCGACGCGCTCCTCCAGGCCATCGACCTGGCGGTGGCCGCCGAGGAGCTGGGGGCGGACGGCGCGTATTTCCGGGTGCACCACTTCGCCCGCCAGTACGCCTCGCCGTTCCCGCTGCTCGCGGCGATCGGGGCGCGGACCAGCCGGATCGAGATCGGCACCGGCGTGATCGACATGCGCTACGAGAACCCCATGTACATGGCGGAGGACGCGGGCGCCGCAGACCTGATCGCGGGCGGCAGGCTCCAGCTCGGCATCAGCCGGGGATCCCCGGAGCAGGTGGTCGACGGCTGGCGGTACTTCGGCTACGCACCGCCGGAGGACGGCACCGACGCCGACATGGCCCGCTCCCACACCCAGGTGCTGCTGGAGGTGCTCAAGGGCGAGGGGTTCGCGCGACCGCACCCCAACCCGATGTTCTCCAACCCGCCGGGGCTGCTGCGGATCGAGCCGCACTCCGAGGGGCTGCGCGACCGCATCTGGTGGGGGTCGGGCTCGAACGCCACCGCCGTGTGGGCCGCCAAGGCGGGGATGAACCTCCAGAGCTCCACGCTGAAGGACGACGAGAGCGGTGAGCCGCTCCACGTCCAGCAGCGCAAGCAGATCGAGGCGTACCGGGAGGCGTGGCGGGCCGCCGGCCACGGCCGCGAGCCGCGGGTGTCCGTCAGCCGCAGCGTCTTCGCCCTGGTGGACGACCGGGACCGCGCGTACTTCGGCCGGGACCGCGACTCCGAGGACCACGTCGGCTACATCGACGCCCAGACCCGCAGCATCTTCGGCCGCTCCTACGCCGGCGAGCCGGACGTCCTGGTCAAGCAACTCGCCCAGGACGAGGCTGTCGCAGCCGCGGACACCCTGCTGCTCACCGTCCCCAACCAGCTCGGCGTCGAGTACAACGCCCACGTCATCGAGAGCATCCTCACGCACGTCGCCCCCGAACTCGGCTGGCGCTGA